In Streptomyces longhuiensis, the following proteins share a genomic window:
- a CDS encoding FMN-binding protein encodes MRRAVVATTGISALVVTLLALKPHQLPALGGGSRTPSASSSSPRATPTGTASGASTGTGTFTGDPVDTQYGTVQVAATLTKGKITAVKILQAPNQNGRDQEIAAYALPRLTEEALGAQSAHIDAVSGASYTSQGYMQSLQSALDQAHA; translated from the coding sequence ATGCGCCGAGCCGTCGTCGCCACCACCGGGATCAGCGCCCTGGTCGTCACGCTGCTGGCCCTCAAGCCTCATCAACTACCCGCTCTCGGCGGCGGATCGCGCACGCCTTCGGCCTCCTCGTCGTCCCCGCGCGCCACGCCCACGGGCACCGCATCGGGTGCGTCCACGGGGACAGGCACGTTCACCGGCGACCCCGTCGACACCCAGTACGGAACCGTGCAGGTCGCCGCCACCCTCACCAAGGGGAAGATCACCGCGGTGAAGATCCTTCAGGCTCCGAATCAAAACGGCCGCGACCAGGAGATCGCCGCATACGCGCTGCCCCGCCTCACCGAGGAGGCGCTCGGCGCCCAGAGCGCCCACATCGACGCGGTCTCCGGTGCCAGCTACACAAGCCAGGGCTACATGCAGTCCCTGCAGAGCGCGCTGGACCAGGCCCATGCCTGA
- a CDS encoding FAD:protein FMN transferase, with the protein MPDTAHGLRHVEHVMGTAFSFDIRDEPTPAVHRALAEAVRQLHRVDAVFSTYRPDSHISRLGRGDIRLADCPPEVHEVLSLCARATRDSDGYFSITPAGTLDPSGLVKGWATEAASQLLHAAGARHTCVNGGGDLQIRGQAAPATPWRIGIAHPLRPGELATVITAHDDLAVATSGTAERGSHILDPHHGTPVTTFASLTVIGPRLTLTDTYATAAFARGDGARDWLETLPGYEALAILPDGRQWRTSGFNRHASS; encoded by the coding sequence ATGCCTGACACCGCACACGGACTGCGTCACGTCGAGCACGTGATGGGCACGGCCTTCTCCTTCGACATCCGCGACGAGCCCACCCCCGCCGTCCACCGCGCCCTCGCCGAGGCCGTACGCCAACTCCACCGAGTGGACGCCGTGTTCTCCACCTACCGGCCCGACAGCCACATCAGCCGTCTCGGCCGCGGCGACATCCGCCTGGCCGACTGCCCGCCGGAAGTCCACGAAGTCCTGTCGCTCTGTGCCCGGGCCACCCGCGACAGCGACGGCTACTTCAGCATCACTCCCGCCGGCACCCTCGACCCCTCCGGCCTGGTCAAAGGCTGGGCCACCGAAGCCGCCTCCCAGCTCCTCCACGCAGCGGGCGCCCGCCACACCTGCGTCAACGGCGGCGGCGACCTCCAAATCCGCGGCCAGGCGGCCCCTGCCACCCCATGGCGCATCGGTATCGCCCACCCACTGCGCCCGGGCGAACTCGCCACCGTCATCACTGCCCACGACGACCTGGCCGTCGCCACCTCCGGCACCGCCGAACGCGGCTCCCACATCCTCGACCCGCACCACGGCACGCCCGTCACCACGTTCGCCTCCCTCACTGTCATCGGCCCGCGCCTGACCTTGACCGACACCTACGCCACCGCCGCCTTCGCCCGGGGCGACGGCGCCCGGGACTGGCTGGAGACCCTGCCCGGCTACGAAGCCCTCGCGATCCTGCCCGACGGCCGACAGTGGCGGACCTCAGGATTCAACCGCCACGCATCCTCCTGA
- a CDS encoding DUF2975 domain-containing protein, with product MGKLAVRALRVVLAVVLAGTVFVQASMVWVLVSGSDPEDGSIPLTPLRVITILGMVSAQVALVCVWRLVTMVRRGTVFSHAAFRYVDAVIGAIVAASLLWFAVTAVNAPGQRDDPGVTLIMGGIGLAILGVALIVLVLRMLLAQAVARDVEAAHMQAELDEVI from the coding sequence ATGGGAAAGCTGGCAGTGCGCGCATTGCGCGTCGTGCTCGCGGTGGTGCTCGCCGGCACCGTGTTCGTACAGGCATCGATGGTGTGGGTGTTGGTCAGCGGGAGCGACCCGGAGGACGGGTCGATCCCGCTGACCCCGCTGCGCGTGATCACGATCCTGGGCATGGTGTCGGCTCAGGTCGCCCTGGTCTGCGTATGGCGGCTGGTGACGATGGTGCGACGCGGAACCGTGTTCTCCCACGCCGCCTTCCGGTACGTGGACGCCGTGATCGGCGCGATCGTGGCGGCTTCCCTCCTGTGGTTCGCGGTCACAGCCGTCAATGCGCCGGGCCAGCGGGACGACCCGGGCGTCACTCTCATCATGGGCGGGATCGGTCTGGCCATCCTGGGGGTCGCGCTGATCGTGCTCGTGCTACGGATGCTGCTCGCCCAGGCTGTCGCGCGCGACGTCGAAGCGGCGCACATGCAGGCCGAGTTGGACGAGGTGATCTGA
- a CDS encoding helix-turn-helix domain-containing protein, translating to MPITVDIDVMLARRKMSVGELADRVGITPANLAVLKNGRAKAVRFATLAALCEVLKCQPGDLLRWEAEDAAGG from the coding sequence ATGCCGATCACAGTCGACATCGACGTGATGCTGGCCAGGCGGAAGATGTCCGTGGGCGAGCTCGCGGACCGCGTAGGGATCACGCCGGCCAACCTGGCCGTACTCAAGAACGGCCGCGCCAAGGCAGTGCGCTTCGCGACGCTCGCCGCGCTCTGCGAGGTGCTCAAGTGCCAGCCGGGCGACCTGCTGCGCTGGGAGGCCGAGGACGCCGCGGGCGGA